A genomic window from Pseudomonas argentinensis includes:
- a CDS encoding hemerythrin domain-containing protein, whose product MQIFEALRESHDRQRAMAEALVATTGDSPERARYYSELKDELLAHARAEERFFYSPLMKHDAGVDLSRHGVAEHHEMDELLETLEDTDPSSPSWIATARKLKDKIFHHLEDEEHTFFQQAGKMLTDQQKTTLATQYVKDYEDALD is encoded by the coding sequence ATGCAGATCTTCGAAGCGTTGCGCGAGAGTCATGACCGCCAGCGGGCGATGGCCGAGGCACTGGTCGCGACCACCGGCGATTCCCCCGAGCGGGCCCGTTATTACAGCGAGCTGAAGGACGAACTGCTGGCCCATGCCCGGGCCGAGGAACGGTTCTTCTATTCACCGCTGATGAAACACGACGCCGGGGTCGATCTGTCCCGCCATGGTGTGGCCGAGCACCATGAAATGGACGAGTTGCTGGAAACCCTGGAAGACACCGACCCTTCCAGCCCGTCGTGGATCGCCACGGCGCGCAAGCTCAAGGACAAGATCTTCCATCATCTGGAAGACGAAGAGCACACCTTCTTCCAGCAGGCCGGCAAGATGCTCACCGACCAGCAGAAAACCACGCTGGCCACCCAGTACGTGAAGGACTACGAGGACGCACTGGACTGA
- a CDS encoding PAS domain-containing protein: MPSILDDFDWATTPLGAQDRWPAELRTTCAIMRTSSFAMCAAWGPARTLIYNDAYIALLGERHPAALGRPIEEVWPGVGPLVDQVLTGKPVHQQNMHLLITRNGYPEDSYWTFSYSPLSDASGAIAGFLNVAIETTQVVTIEQPAIANAERVQLALAAGAIIGTWFWDLPTNQFTVDEAFARSFGLDPALGRRGLSLQQVVATVHPEDIDSLHAAINEAIARGGPYAHQYRVRRADGHYYWLEANGRVELAADGTGLSFPGVLINVEERRAIEGERDRAMARVMALNAELEQKVIAQTFERGRTWQITPDLLGVLNHDGYFEATNPAWQATLGWSEEELASVHFLEFVHPKDQPGTQNVWLKFKEAGEPALGLEHRFRCRNGEWRWLSWVAVPDGRKTYCSARDITREKLNRAELRKRTAERDRLWESTNDLMGSAGLDGYFKTINPAWTQLLGWDAEKLLSMPFLEVVVEDDRADVLGLLERLGNGEKVSGFTSRLRSKSGETRSFMWTAAPDPSGRIFHFVGRDVTAQHMAEESLRQSQKMEAIGQLTGGLAHDFNNLLAGISGALELMHLRIEQGRFHELGRYMGAAETATRRAAALTHRLLAFSRRQTLLPKPTDANQLIAGMLELIQRTVGPGIRLESDLQADLWTALVDASQLENTLLNLCINARDAMPKGGVIKTATRNLHIDATQAAALNLAEGPYLSLAVSDEGVGMPAQIVARAVEPFFTTKPIGEGTGLGLSMAYGFAKQSGGQMRIVSVVGEGTVVTLYLPRHSGNPQSEVRPDSTAALQPATERQGKTVLVVDDEPTIRLLVTDVLEELGLRVIEAGDSAAGIGLLHSDAAIDLLISDVGLPGGMNGRQMADAGRLVRPAMPVLLITGYAENSLLTDGQLAPGITVLTKPFTLDALASRVRELLAD; the protein is encoded by the coding sequence GTGCCATCCATCCTCGACGATTTCGACTGGGCCACTACACCGCTGGGCGCGCAAGACCGCTGGCCTGCCGAGCTGCGCACCACCTGCGCCATCATGCGCACCAGCAGTTTCGCCATGTGTGCGGCCTGGGGGCCTGCGCGGACCCTGATCTACAACGATGCCTATATTGCCCTGCTTGGTGAGCGCCACCCGGCGGCACTGGGGCGTCCGATCGAAGAGGTCTGGCCTGGCGTCGGCCCGCTGGTCGACCAGGTACTGACGGGCAAACCCGTGCACCAGCAGAACATGCACCTGCTGATCACCCGCAATGGCTATCCCGAAGACAGCTACTGGACCTTCTCCTACAGCCCGCTGAGCGACGCCAGCGGAGCGATTGCCGGCTTTCTCAACGTAGCCATCGAAACCACCCAGGTGGTGACCATCGAGCAGCCGGCCATCGCCAACGCCGAAAGGGTGCAGCTGGCGCTGGCCGCCGGCGCGATCATCGGCACCTGGTTCTGGGACCTGCCGACCAACCAGTTCACCGTCGATGAAGCCTTCGCCCGCAGCTTTGGCCTCGACCCGGCGCTGGGCCGCCGGGGCCTCAGCCTGCAACAGGTGGTGGCGACGGTGCACCCCGAGGATATCGACAGCCTGCATGCCGCCATCAACGAAGCGATTGCCCGGGGTGGCCCCTATGCCCACCAGTACCGCGTGCGCCGCGCCGACGGCCATTACTACTGGCTGGAGGCCAACGGCCGCGTGGAACTGGCCGCCGACGGCACGGGCCTGAGCTTTCCCGGCGTGCTGATCAACGTCGAAGAGCGGCGCGCCATCGAAGGCGAACGCGACCGTGCCATGGCGCGGGTCATGGCGCTCAATGCCGAACTGGAACAGAAGGTCATCGCCCAGACCTTCGAACGGGGCCGCACCTGGCAGATCACCCCCGACCTGCTCGGCGTGCTCAACCACGATGGCTACTTCGAAGCCACCAACCCAGCCTGGCAGGCCACCCTGGGCTGGAGCGAGGAAGAGCTGGCAAGCGTGCACTTTCTCGAATTCGTCCACCCCAAGGATCAGCCCGGTACGCAAAACGTATGGCTGAAATTCAAGGAGGCCGGCGAGCCGGCGCTGGGCCTGGAACATCGTTTCCGCTGCCGCAACGGCGAATGGCGCTGGCTGTCCTGGGTGGCCGTGCCCGATGGCCGCAAGACCTATTGCTCGGCGCGCGACATCACCCGCGAGAAACTCAACCGCGCCGAGCTGCGCAAGCGCACCGCCGAGCGCGACCGCCTGTGGGAGAGTACCAACGACCTGATGGGCTCGGCAGGCCTGGACGGTTACTTCAAGACCATCAACCCGGCCTGGACCCAGTTGCTCGGCTGGGACGCGGAAAAGCTGCTGAGCATGCCGTTTCTCGAGGTGGTGGTCGAAGACGACCGGGCCGACGTGCTCGGCCTCCTGGAGCGCCTGGGCAACGGCGAGAAGGTCAGCGGTTTCACCAGCCGCCTGCGCAGCAAGAGCGGCGAGACGCGCTCGTTCATGTGGACCGCCGCGCCGGATCCGTCTGGGCGGATTTTCCATTTCGTCGGCCGCGACGTCACCGCCCAGCACATGGCCGAGGAATCCCTGCGCCAGTCCCAGAAGATGGAAGCTATCGGCCAGCTGACCGGTGGTCTGGCCCATGACTTCAATAACCTGCTGGCGGGCATTTCCGGCGCGCTGGAGTTGATGCACCTGCGTATCGAGCAGGGCCGCTTCCATGAACTCGGGCGGTACATGGGCGCGGCGGAAACCGCCACCCGCCGTGCCGCGGCGCTGACCCACCGACTACTGGCCTTCTCGCGCCGGCAGACCCTGCTACCCAAGCCCACCGATGCCAATCAGCTGATCGCCGGCATGCTGGAATTGATCCAGCGCACCGTTGGCCCCGGCATCCGCCTGGAAAGCGATCTGCAGGCCGACCTGTGGACGGCCCTGGTGGACGCCTCGCAGCTGGAAAACACCCTGCTCAACCTGTGTATCAATGCCCGTGACGCCATGCCCAAGGGCGGTGTGATCAAGACCGCCACCCGCAACCTGCACATCGATGCCACCCAGGCCGCGGCGCTCAACCTGGCCGAGGGGCCGTACCTGAGCCTGGCGGTCAGTGACGAAGGCGTGGGCATGCCGGCGCAGATCGTCGCCCGCGCGGTGGAGCCGTTCTTCACCACCAAGCCAATCGGCGAAGGCACCGGCCTTGGGCTGTCCATGGCCTACGGTTTCGCCAAGCAGTCGGGCGGGCAGATGCGCATCGTCTCGGTGGTCGGCGAAGGCACGGTGGTCACCCTGTACCTGCCCCGCCATAGCGGCAACCCGCAAAGCGAGGTCCGGCCCGACAGCACGGCCGCTCTTCAACCCGCTACAGAACGGCAAGGCAAGACCGTGCTGGTGGTCGACGACGAACCGACGATCCGCCTGCTGGTGACCGATGTGCTGGAAGAGTTGGGCCTCAGGGTGATCGAGGCCGGCGACAGCGCAGCCGGCATCGGCCTGTTGCACTCCGACGCCGCCATCGACCTGTTGATCAGTGACGTGGGCCTGCCCGGCGGCATGAACGGCCGGCAGATGGCCGACGCCGGACGCCTGGTCAGGCCGGCCATGCCGGTGCTGCTGATAACCGGCTATGCGGAGAACTCGCTGCTCACCGACGGGCAGCTGGCGCCCGGTATCACCGTGCTGACCAAACCGTTCACCCTCGATGCCCTGGCCTCGCGGGTGCGTGAACTGCTCGCCGACTGA
- a CDS encoding histidine kinase famiy protein, with protein sequence MPTGGKQGFRVDNASSGDISGLGKNIFFAAVETTRMPMIVTDPNRPDNPIIFANNAFLEMTGYELEEIAGQNCRFLQGPETDRSVVAQIREAIAARREVSVELINYRKDGSTFWNALFISPVYNDAGELIYFFASQLDISRRRDAEEGLRQAQKMEALGQLTGGIAHDFNNLLQVMIGYLEVLERTARKPEYDQDRILRCVNNARNAADRAATLTQQLLAFSRKQKLEGRVLNLNGLIGGFQELGERTLGHANLRLTLDKTLWNCRIDPTQAEVAFLNILINARDALEGREQPVVHIETKNVTVEDLGSMSYDGLLPGRYVSLAITDNGVGMSASVSSRVMDPFFTTKDEGKGSGLGLSMVYGFVKQSGGTVRIYSEEGVGTTLRLYFPADDSQVIHSPAKERTNERNGTERVLVVEDRPDVADLARMVLEDYGYVADIALNAREALLRLDVADYDLLFTDLIMPGGMNGVMLAREARRRKPELKVLLTTGYAENSLERTDAGGSEFEVISKPYVPNELARKVRQVIDGPTGVG encoded by the coding sequence ATGCCGACAGGTGGCAAGCAGGGTTTTCGGGTCGACAACGCCTCTTCGGGCGATATTTCCGGCTTGGGCAAGAACATCTTCTTCGCCGCGGTGGAAACCACCCGCATGCCGATGATCGTCACCGATCCCAATCGGCCCGACAATCCGATCATCTTCGCCAACAATGCCTTTCTGGAAATGACCGGCTACGAGTTGGAAGAGATAGCCGGCCAGAACTGCCGTTTCCTGCAGGGCCCGGAAACCGACCGCTCGGTGGTTGCCCAGATACGCGAGGCGATCGCCGCGCGCCGGGAAGTCTCGGTCGAGCTGATCAACTACCGCAAGGACGGCTCGACCTTCTGGAATGCGCTGTTCATCTCGCCGGTCTACAACGATGCCGGCGAGCTGATCTATTTCTTCGCCTCGCAGCTGGACATCAGTCGCCGTCGCGATGCCGAGGAAGGCCTGCGCCAGGCGCAGAAGATGGAGGCGCTGGGCCAGTTGACCGGTGGCATCGCCCACGACTTCAACAACCTGCTGCAGGTGATGATCGGTTACCTGGAAGTGCTCGAACGCACGGCGCGCAAGCCCGAATACGATCAGGATCGCATCCTGCGCTGCGTGAACAATGCCCGCAATGCCGCCGACCGCGCCGCCACGCTCACTCAGCAGCTGCTGGCGTTCTCGCGCAAGCAGAAACTCGAAGGCCGGGTGCTCAACCTCAACGGGCTGATCGGTGGCTTCCAGGAATTGGGCGAACGCACCCTGGGCCATGCGAACCTGCGCCTGACCCTCGACAAGACCCTGTGGAACTGCCGAATCGATCCGACCCAGGCCGAGGTGGCATTTCTCAATATTCTGATCAATGCCCGCGATGCGCTGGAAGGGCGCGAGCAACCGGTGGTGCATATCGAGACCAAGAACGTGACGGTCGAGGACCTGGGCAGCATGTCCTACGACGGGCTGCTGCCTGGACGCTACGTCAGCCTGGCCATTACCGACAACGGCGTGGGCATGTCCGCCAGCGTGAGCAGCCGGGTCATGGACCCGTTCTTCACCACCAAGGACGAAGGCAAGGGCTCCGGACTGGGGCTGTCGATGGTCTACGGTTTCGTCAAGCAATCCGGCGGCACCGTGCGCATCTACTCCGAAGAGGGTGTCGGTACCACGCTGCGCCTGTACTTCCCGGCCGACGACAGCCAGGTGATCCACAGCCCGGCGAAGGAGCGCACCAACGAGCGCAACGGCACCGAGCGCGTGCTGGTGGTCGAGGACCGCCCGGACGTGGCCGACCTCGCCCGCATGGTGCTCGAGGATTACGGTTATGTCGCCGACATTGCCCTCAATGCCCGGGAAGCCCTGCTGCGCCTGGACGTGGCTGACTACGACCTGCTGTTCACCGACCTGATCATGCCCGGCGGCATGAACGGCGTGATGCTGGCCCGCGAGGCGCGGCGTCGCAAACCGGAGCTCAAGGTGTTGTTGACCACCGGTTATGCGGAGAACTCGCTGGAGCGCACCGATGCCGGTGGCAGCGAGTTCGAGGTGATCTCCAAGCCGTACGTGCCCAACGAGCTGGCGCGCAAGGTGCGTCAGGTGATCGACGGGCCTACCGGGGTGGGCTGA
- a CDS encoding NADH:flavin oxidoreductase, whose protein sequence is MPDDVLFSPFKLKSLDLANRIVMAPMTRSMAPEGIPGQAHAEYYRRRAEGGVGLILTEGTVIDRPASRNMPGIPFFHGEAALAGWAGVAEAVHAAGGRIGPQIWHTGSTRSRGEWVPDAPVESPSGLVAQDDPRGVAMSLEDIADTVAAFARAAADAKRLGFDTVELHGAHGYLIDQFFWPGTNTRTDAFGGATIAERSRFAAEAVRAVRAAVGADFPLILRISQWKQQDYAARLATTPEQMGEWLAPLVEAGVDILHCSQRRFWEPEFPELDGAEGLNFAGWAKKLTGAATISVGSVGLDGDFFGAFGGRGSGAAVLDNLHLRMERGEFDLIAVGRVLISDAAWANKARNGEPLPGFDAADLATLA, encoded by the coding sequence ATGCCCGATGACGTTCTGTTCAGCCCTTTCAAACTGAAAAGCCTGGATCTCGCCAACCGCATCGTCATGGCGCCGATGACCCGCAGCATGGCGCCAGAGGGTATTCCCGGCCAGGCGCATGCCGAGTACTACCGCCGCCGCGCCGAAGGCGGTGTGGGGCTGATCCTGACCGAAGGCACGGTGATCGACCGCCCGGCCTCGCGCAACATGCCGGGCATTCCCTTCTTCCACGGCGAGGCGGCCCTGGCCGGCTGGGCCGGCGTGGCCGAGGCCGTGCACGCGGCCGGTGGGCGCATCGGCCCGCAGATCTGGCACACCGGCTCGACCCGTTCGCGCGGCGAGTGGGTGCCCGATGCACCGGTCGAGAGCCCGTCCGGGCTGGTGGCGCAGGATGATCCGCGCGGCGTGGCGATGAGCCTGGAAGACATCGCCGACACCGTGGCCGCCTTTGCCAGGGCCGCTGCCGACGCCAAGCGCCTGGGCTTCGATACGGTGGAACTGCACGGCGCCCACGGTTACCTGATCGACCAGTTCTTCTGGCCCGGTACCAACACCCGCACCGATGCCTTCGGCGGCGCCACCATTGCCGAACGCTCGCGCTTCGCCGCCGAGGCGGTGCGTGCCGTACGGGCGGCGGTGGGAGCGGACTTCCCGCTGATCCTGCGAATCAGCCAGTGGAAGCAGCAGGACTACGCCGCGCGTCTGGCCACTACCCCGGAGCAGATGGGCGAATGGCTGGCGCCCCTGGTCGAGGCCGGCGTGGACATCCTGCACTGTTCGCAGCGGCGCTTCTGGGAACCGGAGTTCCCGGAACTGGACGGTGCCGAGGGCCTGAACTTCGCCGGCTGGGCGAAGAAGCTCACCGGTGCGGCGACCATCAGCGTCGGCTCGGTCGGGCTCGACGGTGACTTCTTCGGCGCCTTCGGTGGCAGGGGCTCCGGCGCGGCGGTGCTGGATAACCTGCACCTGCGCATGGAGCGCGGGGAGTTCGACCTGATCGCCGTGGGCCGGGTGCTGATCTCCGATGCCGCATGGGCCAACAAGGCCCGCAACGGCGAGCCGCTGCCAGGCTTCGACGCCGCCGACCTGGCAACGCTGGCCTGA
- a CDS encoding TetR/AcrR family transcriptional regulator — protein MRVSKAQAQANRVLIVETASRLFRERGYDGVGVADLMAAAGFTHGGFYKHFASKADLMAESAACGIAKSLEHSQDLSTRQFFDRYLTRKHRDVRDLGCTLSALGGDAARQPEALKTVFADAIEALLTALARNDEVTGEQGRAQLVGQLAQAVGAIVLSRACPDDSPLADEILSTCRSLQHDGNR, from the coding sequence ATGCGCGTGAGCAAGGCCCAGGCCCAGGCCAACCGGGTGCTGATCGTGGAGACGGCGTCCCGGCTGTTCCGTGAACGCGGCTACGACGGTGTGGGCGTGGCGGACCTGATGGCGGCCGCCGGTTTCACCCATGGCGGCTTCTACAAGCACTTCGCTTCCAAGGCCGACCTGATGGCGGAGTCTGCCGCCTGCGGCATCGCGAAAAGCCTGGAGCACAGCCAGGATCTGAGTACGCGGCAGTTCTTCGACCGCTACCTGACGCGCAAGCACCGCGATGTCCGGGATCTGGGCTGCACGCTTTCCGCACTTGGCGGCGACGCGGCGCGCCAGCCGGAAGCGCTCAAGACGGTTTTCGCCGACGCCATCGAGGCCCTGCTGACGGCGCTGGCGCGCAATGACGAGGTGACTGGCGAGCAGGGGCGGGCCCAGCTTGTCGGCCAGCTTGCCCAGGCCGTCGGCGCCATCGTGCTGTCACGGGCCTGCCCCGATGACTCGCCCCTGGCCGACGAAATCCTCAGCACCTGCCGCTCGCTGCAGCACGATGGCAACCGCTGA
- a CDS encoding phospholipase D-like domain-containing protein has protein sequence MPGQVYPWRQGNQFTLLDDGPAFFPRMIACIDAARETVELEQYLVCSSACTDALLRALCEAAERGVAVRCLFDAFGCQALNAADRQRMLDAGIQLRWYNPLRWRRGVRNLYRDHRKLLVVDSQLAFVGGTGSTDDFWMPGQPESAWHEVMVEIEGPLVADWLQLFDRQWQANNSRFAWRPYLTPHRQPLPHLPAAGTGWGRVAYADARQHRDILQSLVRALNGAQHRVWLATPYFLPTWRVRRALRKAAGRGVDVRLLLSGRHTDNPPVRFAGQRYYPRLLRAGVRIFEFRPRFLHLKMVLVDDWTSVGSCNFDHWNLRFNLDANVETLDAAFTAAVQRSFERDFPQSREVDLQMWQARPFWTRVRQRIWGWADRLIVNLLDRRR, from the coding sequence ATGCCCGGTCAGGTCTATCCCTGGCGCCAGGGCAACCAGTTCACGCTGCTCGACGACGGCCCGGCGTTCTTTCCACGGATGATCGCCTGCATCGACGCCGCCCGTGAAACGGTCGAACTCGAACAGTACCTGGTGTGCAGCAGCGCCTGCACCGATGCGCTGCTGCGCGCCTTGTGCGAAGCGGCCGAGCGAGGGGTGGCGGTGCGCTGTCTGTTCGACGCATTCGGCTGTCAGGCGCTGAATGCCGCCGACCGCCAACGCATGCTCGATGCCGGCATCCAGCTGCGCTGGTACAACCCGCTGCGCTGGCGGCGTGGCGTGCGCAACCTGTACCGCGACCACCGCAAGCTGCTGGTGGTAGACAGCCAGCTGGCCTTCGTGGGCGGCACCGGCTCGACCGATGATTTCTGGATGCCGGGTCAGCCCGAGAGCGCCTGGCATGAAGTGATGGTGGAAATCGAAGGACCGCTGGTAGCCGACTGGTTGCAGCTGTTCGACCGCCAGTGGCAGGCCAACAATTCGCGCTTCGCCTGGCGCCCCTATCTCACCCCCCATCGCCAGCCCTTGCCGCACCTGCCCGCGGCGGGCACTGGTTGGGGCCGGGTAGCCTATGCCGATGCCCGCCAGCATCGCGACATCCTGCAGTCGTTGGTACGCGCGCTCAACGGCGCCCAGCACCGAGTGTGGTTGGCCACGCCTTATTTCCTGCCCACCTGGCGGGTGCGCCGGGCCCTGCGCAAGGCCGCAGGCCGTGGCGTCGACGTGCGCCTGCTGCTCAGCGGCCGGCATACCGACAACCCGCCGGTGCGCTTCGCCGGGCAGCGTTACTACCCGCGGCTGCTCAGGGCAGGCGTGCGCATTTTCGAATTCCGCCCGCGCTTCCTGCACCTGAAAATGGTGCTGGTGGACGACTGGACCAGCGTCGGTTCCTGCAACTTCGACCACTGGAACCTGCGCTTCAACCTCGACGCCAACGTCGAAACGCTGGACGCCGCCTTCACCGCGGCGGTGCAGCGCAGTTTCGAGCGCGATTTCCCGCAAAGCCGCGAGGTCGACCTGCAGATGTGGCAGGCGCGGCCGTTCTGGACCCGCGTGCGTCAGCGCATCTGGGGCTGGGCGGATCGGCTGATCGTCAACCTGCTCGATCGACGCCGCTGA
- a CDS encoding aldo/keto reductase, translating to MKYAAFGNTGLQVSQLALGAGNFGTGWGHGADPDTSKSMFEAYVEAGGNFIDTADVYQFGQSETLLGTLLAGRREDFLLASKYTSGAVPNANRLVTGNSRKAMVASVEASLKRLKTDRIDLYWVHHPDGVTPAEELVRGLDDLARAGKILYAGLSNFPAWRLAHIATLAELTHALPIAAAQFEHSLVHRDPEADLFQACRALGLGMVTWSPLGGGMLTGKYRQGEKGRAEGLGGRVFQAENSPQRTQILDTVLAVAEELGATPGQVAIAWAGSHGSVPIIGPRSLAQATDNLGALALELSAEQLARLDAVSALGEATPARTPRPGVQVVA from the coding sequence ATGAAATACGCAGCGTTCGGCAATACCGGCTTGCAGGTTTCCCAGTTGGCACTGGGCGCGGGCAACTTCGGCACGGGGTGGGGCCACGGCGCCGACCCGGATACCAGCAAAAGCATGTTCGAGGCCTATGTCGAGGCCGGTGGCAACTTCATCGATACGGCGGACGTCTATCAGTTCGGCCAGTCCGAAACGCTGCTCGGCACCCTGCTGGCAGGGCGCCGCGAGGATTTCCTGCTCGCCAGCAAGTACACCAGCGGCGCGGTGCCGAACGCCAATCGCCTGGTGACCGGCAACAGCCGCAAGGCCATGGTCGCCTCTGTCGAAGCCAGCCTCAAGCGCCTGAAGACCGACCGCATCGATCTTTACTGGGTGCACCACCCCGATGGCGTGACGCCGGCCGAGGAGCTGGTCCGCGGGCTCGATGACCTGGCCCGCGCCGGCAAGATCCTCTACGCGGGGCTGTCCAACTTTCCGGCCTGGCGCCTGGCCCATATCGCCACGCTGGCCGAGCTGACGCACGCGCTGCCGATCGCCGCCGCCCAGTTCGAGCACAGCCTGGTACATCGCGATCCCGAGGCCGACCTGTTCCAGGCGTGCCGGGCGCTGGGGCTGGGTATGGTCACCTGGTCGCCGCTGGGCGGTGGCATGCTCACCGGCAAGTACCGCCAGGGTGAGAAGGGCCGGGCCGAGGGCCTGGGTGGCCGGGTGTTCCAGGCCGAGAACTCGCCGCAGCGCACGCAGATCCTCGATACCGTGCTGGCGGTCGCCGAGGAGCTGGGCGCCACGCCGGGCCAGGTCGCCATCGCCTGGGCCGGCAGCCACGGCTCGGTGCCGATCATTGGGCCGCGCTCCCTGGCGCAGGCCACCGACAACCTCGGCGCGCTGGCGCTCGAACTGTCGGCCGAGCAGCTCGCGCGGCTCGACGCGGTGAGCGCCCTTGGCGAGGCCACGCCTGCGAGAACACCGCGGCCCGGCGTGCAGGTAGTCGCCTGA
- a CDS encoding thioesterase family protein: MNLWFRLFLMLLRRPWRRPVSAFDTTVVRMRVWPLDLDLNRHVTNGRYFTLADIGRMDYVLRSGAFRVALRQRALPIVGDVWGKFRRELRLFDSFEIHTRMLGWDDKWSFMEHRFVKDGRVAGVVIMRGLFRGRQGNVPPGDFAGELGLPAQSPPLPDWLSDWSDSCDRLSGQLRAEEQ; this comes from the coding sequence ATGAATCTCTGGTTTCGCCTTTTCCTGATGCTCCTGCGCCGCCCCTGGCGCCGCCCCGTTTCGGCATTCGACACCACCGTGGTGCGCATGCGGGTATGGCCGCTGGATCTGGACCTCAACCGGCACGTCACCAATGGTCGCTACTTCACCCTTGCCGATATCGGGCGCATGGATTACGTGCTGCGCAGCGGCGCGTTCCGGGTGGCGCTGCGGCAACGTGCACTGCCAATCGTCGGTGATGTATGGGGCAAGTTTCGTCGCGAGCTGAGGCTGTTCGATTCCTTCGAGATCCATACCCGCATGTTGGGCTGGGACGACAAGTGGAGCTTTATGGAGCACCGCTTCGTCAAGGATGGGCGGGTGGCCGGGGTGGTGATCATGCGCGGCCTGTTTCGCGGGCGGCAGGGCAATGTTCCGCCCGGCGATTTTGCCGGCGAGCTCGGCCTGCCGGCGCAGTCGCCGCCGTTACCGGACTGGCTGAGCGACTGGTCCGACAGCTGCGACCGGCTGAGCGGTCAACTGCGGGCTGAGGAGCAGTAG
- a CDS encoding MaoC family dehydratase: MTLHYLDDLAPGQRFTGATRARVGEDAIKAFAREFDPQPFHLDNEAARESLFGSLAASGWHTAALTMRLLVDCEPKLAGGIIGAGFDELRWPLPVRPGDELRVELEVLEVRPSKSMPSQGLVKLRTTTLNQHDQAVQISVGNLVVPRRTEQ; encoded by the coding sequence ATGACCCTTCACTACCTCGATGACCTTGCCCCCGGGCAGCGTTTCACGGGCGCCACCCGGGCACGCGTCGGCGAAGATGCCATCAAGGCCTTTGCCCGCGAGTTCGATCCGCAGCCCTTTCATCTCGATAACGAGGCGGCGCGCGAGTCGCTGTTCGGCTCGCTGGCGGCCAGTGGCTGGCACACCGCGGCACTGACCATGCGCCTGCTGGTGGACTGCGAGCCGAAGCTGGCCGGCGGCATCATCGGCGCCGGTTTCGATGAGCTACGCTGGCCACTGCCGGTGCGGCCCGGCGACGAGCTGCGGGTCGAACTGGAGGTGCTGGAGGTGCGGCCTTCGAAAAGCATGCCCAGCCAGGGCCTGGTCAAGCTGCGCACCACCACCCTGAATCAGCACGATCAGGCGGTACAGATTTCCGTGGGTAACCTGGTGGTGCCGCGGCGCACCGAGCAGTAA
- the olsB gene encoding L-ornithine N(alpha)-acyltransferase: MTQNAMAPERSNTPRRLQAERLTTPHALREAQALRFRVFSAEFDAKLKGAELGLDMDDYDVHCQHIGVRDLNSGELVATTRLLDHQAAASLGRFYSEEEFALHGLRHLQGPVLEIGRTCVDAAYRNGGTIAVLWAELAEVLNEGGYRYLMGCASIPMQDGGIQAQAIMQRLRERYLCTENLRAEPKTPLPSLEISGNVIAEMPPLLKAYMRLGAKICGEPCWDKDFQVADVFILLKRDELCPRYARHFKAAV, translated from the coding sequence ATGACCCAGAACGCCATGGCACCCGAGCGCAGCAACACTCCCCGACGCCTGCAGGCCGAGCGCCTGACCACGCCGCACGCCCTGCGCGAAGCCCAGGCCCTGCGCTTTCGCGTGTTCAGCGCCGAATTCGATGCCAAGCTCAAGGGCGCCGAGCTGGGCCTGGACATGGACGACTACGACGTGCACTGCCAGCACATCGGCGTGCGCGATCTGAACAGCGGCGAACTGGTGGCCACCACGCGCCTGCTCGACCATCAGGCAGCCGCCAGCCTGGGGCGTTTCTACAGCGAAGAGGAATTCGCCCTGCATGGCCTGCGCCACCTGCAAGGCCCGGTGCTGGAAATCGGCCGCACCTGCGTCGATGCCGCCTACCGCAACGGCGGTACCATAGCGGTGCTCTGGGCCGAGCTGGCCGAAGTGCTCAACGAAGGCGGTTACCGCTACCTGATGGGCTGCGCCAGCATCCCCATGCAGGATGGCGGCATCCAGGCCCAGGCCATCATGCAACGCCTGCGCGAACGCTACCTGTGCACCGAGAACCTGCGCGCCGAGCCGAAAACGCCGCTGCCCAGCCTGGAGATCTCGGGCAACGTGATCGCCGAGATGCCGCCACTGCTCAAGGCCTACATGCGTCTGGGCGCCAAGATCTGCGGCGAGCCCTGCTGGGACAAGGACTTCCAGGTCGCCGACGTGTTCATCCTGCTCAAGCGCGACGAGCTGTGCCCGCGCTATGCCCGGCACTTCAAGGCTGCGGTCTGA